A genomic region of Blattabacterium cuenoti contains the following coding sequences:
- a CDS encoding DNA translocase FtsK 4TM domain-containing protein gives MDKDQVKKKEKRNEKKTLKTIIGFFLLGNSFFLFLSFFSFLFHWKNDQSQLEKLFDKEIIAENLLGKMGAIISHYFIYCGIGVSAFFIPIFLFFTGLKILFISIISRKKLLNNFYKSTTYQFLFFSVWLPITFYVIIPNKGIFSGIFGFEIGNYLIHLFGKVGLYMLIFTSIIFYFIIIFRISTPTIKNGIKKKRQNIKKEKDTKLPSCNFLNTKIINNPEMDSFFSKEKNILHSIFSKKKENFSSTDLKIDLESNKKKIIQILNYYNIEIYEIKARIGPTITLYEIYPKVGTRISKIKNLKNEIALNLSAISIRIIAPIPGKGSIGIEIPNSKRSSVYMKDILLSEESNKKSHKMELPISLGKTVFNEIFIVDLARMPHLLIAGSTGQGKSVGLNIIIIFLLYKKNPKDIKFILIDPKKVELSIYKNISKSYFATLPKSIEPIITDLHEVKNILNSLCKEMDQRYAILEKHKVRNIKEYNNVKYNKLPYIILIIDEFADLNINNQKKQIETYITRLAQLARAVGIHLIIATQRPSVDVITGLIKSNFTARIAFRVSSKIDSRTILDCTGAEQLIGKGDMLFSNRNELIRLQCPFMELSDLKKIVDLYGNHNKKNEYFFLPEPDKSMN, from the coding sequence ATGGATAAAGATCAAGTTAAAAAAAAAGAAAAAAGAAATGAAAAAAAAACTCTTAAAACCATTATTGGATTTTTTTTATTAGGGAATAGTTTTTTTTTGTTTTTAAGTTTTTTTTCATTTCTTTTTCATTGGAAAAATGATCAAAGTCAACTCGAAAAACTTTTCGATAAAGAAATCATAGCAGAAAATTTACTTGGAAAAATGGGGGCTATCATATCTCACTATTTTATTTATTGTGGAATAGGAGTTAGTGCTTTTTTTATTCCTATATTTCTGTTTTTTACCGGTTTAAAAATTCTTTTTATTAGTATTATTAGTAGAAAAAAACTGTTAAATAATTTTTACAAATCCACAACATATCAATTTCTATTTTTTAGCGTATGGCTTCCTATCACTTTTTATGTTATTATTCCTAATAAAGGAATATTCAGTGGTATTTTTGGATTTGAAATAGGAAATTACTTGATTCATTTATTTGGAAAAGTAGGATTATATATGCTTATTTTTACGAGTATCATTTTTTATTTTATCATCATTTTTCGTATCAGTACTCCGACTATAAAAAATGGAATAAAAAAAAAAAGACAAAATATTAAAAAAGAAAAAGATACAAAATTACCATCGTGTAATTTTTTAAATACAAAAATTATCAATAATCCAGAAATGGATTCTTTTTTTAGTAAAGAGAAAAACATTCTTCATTCTATTTTTTCTAAAAAAAAGGAAAATTTTTCATCCACTGATTTGAAAATAGATTTGGAATCTAATAAAAAAAAAATAATTCAAATCCTGAACTATTATAATATAGAAATATATGAAATAAAAGCTAGGATAGGACCTACTATAACTTTATATGAAATATATCCTAAAGTGGGAACACGTATTTCAAAAATAAAGAACTTAAAAAATGAGATTGCCTTAAATTTATCCGCTATATCCATAAGAATCATAGCACCTATACCTGGAAAAGGATCTATTGGAATAGAAATCCCCAATTCTAAGCGTTCCTCCGTTTATATGAAAGATATTCTACTTTCAGAAGAAAGCAACAAAAAAAGTCATAAAATGGAACTTCCCATTTCTTTAGGAAAAACAGTATTTAATGAAATTTTTATTGTAGATTTAGCAAGAATGCCCCATTTACTTATAGCAGGATCAACAGGACAGGGAAAATCCGTAGGATTAAATATTATAATTATTTTTCTATTATATAAAAAAAATCCAAAAGATATAAAGTTTATTTTGATTGATCCAAAAAAAGTAGAATTATCAATATATAAAAATATTTCAAAATCTTATTTTGCTACACTTCCGAAGTCAATTGAACCCATTATTACAGATTTACATGAAGTAAAAAATATATTAAATTCTTTATGTAAAGAAATGGATCAAAGATATGCTATTTTAGAAAAACATAAGGTTAGAAATATTAAAGAATATAATAATGTAAAATACAATAAATTACCTTATATCATATTAATTATTGATGAGTTTGCCGATTTAAATATAAATAATCAAAAAAAACAAATAGAAACATATATAACCAGGTTAGCACAGCTAGCTCGCGCTGTAGGAATTCATTTGATTATAGCAACACAACGTCCCTCCGTAGATGTAATTACAGGACTAATTAAATCTAATTTTACTGCAAGAATTGCATTTAGAGTAAGTTCTAAAATAGATTCTAGAACTATATTAGATTGCACAGGTGCTGAACAATTAATAGGAAAAGGAGATATGTTATTTTCTAATAGAAATGAATTGATCCGATTACAATGTCCATTCATGGAATTATCAGATCTAAAAAAAATTGTTGATTTATATGGAAATCATAATAAAAAAAATGAGTACTTTTTTTTGCCAGAACCGGATAAATCAATGAATTAG